A stretch of the Conger conger chromosome 3, fConCon1.1, whole genome shotgun sequence genome encodes the following:
- the LOC133123406 gene encoding interferon alpha/beta receptor 1a-like isoform X1: MWVLTWRLAFIFITVTTALHSPYNVRMEPVNSRHILLWDWDQTQANCTTTFTSDYNYSNKEKTEDYKRVCYRTAGRSCDFSRQNLSYSGSFVLRVRAEAEGEISAWSSRKFSPDQQALEPPSHVEVQSGEAMLTVIITEHLTVYNLPMSALEPLSYRVQYWEKHNPQRNRTQELEVTQGTLTALKPQTEYCLSVCIFHREEETSSPYTSTQCVKTGGRGRQFPSFFLPTGTFLLFCIMAMLQFSSHVLCLFQPDPLLGWYILLMIVILCCVMLATWFIFHRREKIMSLFLPPTLPSSLQDPLPSAVCHLLEPREESCTALVQPAVQTPGGLELWRAEQAATPPQYRSNQDSGFSSGGESSGSFQRLCE, encoded by the exons ATGTGGGTACTAACGTGGCGTctggctttcattttcatcacaG TCACTACAGCCTTGCACAGCCCTTACAATGTGAGAATGGAGCCAGTGAACTCCCGGCACATCCTTCTGTGGGACTGGGACCAAACACAGGCCAACTGCACCACAACCTTCACCTCAGACTACAActa TTCCAACAAGGAGAAGACTGAAGATTACAAAAGAGTGTGCTACAGGACAGCTGGGCGGAGCTGTGACTTCTCCCGCCAAAACCTGTCCTACTCTGGGTCCTTTGTGCTGCGGGTTAGAGCGGAGGCCGAGGGGGAGATCTCCGCTTGGTCTTCTCGTAAATTCAGCCCAGACCAACAGG CTCTAGAGCCCCCTTCACACGTGGAGGTGCAGAGTGGAGAAGCCATGCTAACGGTCATCATCACAGAGCACCTGACCGTCTACAACCTGCCCATGAGTGCCCTTGAGCCCTTGTCCTACAGAGTACAGTACTGGGAGAAGCACAATCCTCAGAGG AACAGAACCCAGGAACTGGAGGTCACACAGGGAACGCTGACAGCACTGAAGCCTCAGACAGAATACTGCCTGAGTGTCTGCATATTTCACCGGGAAGAAGAGACCAGTAGCCCCTACACCAGCACACAATGTGTGAAGACTGGGGGCCGGGGTAGACAGTTTCCCTCTTTCTTCCTTCCAACTGGCACTTTTTTGTTATTCTGCATCATGGCTATGCTTCAGTTTTCATcacatgttctgtgtttgttccAACCAGACCCCCTTCTTGGCTGGTACATTCTTCTGATGATTGTGATCTTGTGCTGCGTGATGCTTGCAACATGGTTCATCTTTCACCGCCGTGAGAAGATCATGAGCCTCTTCCTTCCCCCTACCCTGCCCAGCAGTTTACAG GATCCTCTTCCATCTGCCGTGTGTCACCTGCTGGAGCCACGAGAGGAGAGCTGCACAGCGCTGGTGCAGCCAGCTGTGCAGACACCGGGAGGACTGGAGCTCTGGAGGGCCGAGCAGGCAGCAACCCCACCGCAGTACCGCTCAAATCAGGACTCCGGGTTCAGCTCTGGAGGGGAGAGCAGTGGAAGCTTCCAGAGGCTCTGTGAATAA
- the LOC133123406 gene encoding interferon alpha/beta receptor 1a-like isoform X2 yields the protein MWVLTWRLAFIFITVTTALHSPYNVRMEPVNSRHILLWDWDQTQANCTTTFTSDYNYSNKEKTEDYKRVCYRTAGRSCDFSRQNLSYSGSFVLRVRAEAEGEISAWSSRKFSPDQQALEPPSHVEVQSGEAMLTVIITEHLTVYNLPMSALEPLSYRVQYWEKHNPQRNRTQELEVTQGTLTALKPQTEYCLSVCIFHREEETSSPYTSTQCVKTGGRDPLLGWYILLMIVILCCVMLATWFIFHRREKIMSLFLPPTLPSSLQDPLPSAVCHLLEPREESCTALVQPAVQTPGGLELWRAEQAATPPQYRSNQDSGFSSGGESSGSFQRLCE from the exons ATGTGGGTACTAACGTGGCGTctggctttcattttcatcacaG TCACTACAGCCTTGCACAGCCCTTACAATGTGAGAATGGAGCCAGTGAACTCCCGGCACATCCTTCTGTGGGACTGGGACCAAACACAGGCCAACTGCACCACAACCTTCACCTCAGACTACAActa TTCCAACAAGGAGAAGACTGAAGATTACAAAAGAGTGTGCTACAGGACAGCTGGGCGGAGCTGTGACTTCTCCCGCCAAAACCTGTCCTACTCTGGGTCCTTTGTGCTGCGGGTTAGAGCGGAGGCCGAGGGGGAGATCTCCGCTTGGTCTTCTCGTAAATTCAGCCCAGACCAACAGG CTCTAGAGCCCCCTTCACACGTGGAGGTGCAGAGTGGAGAAGCCATGCTAACGGTCATCATCACAGAGCACCTGACCGTCTACAACCTGCCCATGAGTGCCCTTGAGCCCTTGTCCTACAGAGTACAGTACTGGGAGAAGCACAATCCTCAGAGG AACAGAACCCAGGAACTGGAGGTCACACAGGGAACGCTGACAGCACTGAAGCCTCAGACAGAATACTGCCTGAGTGTCTGCATATTTCACCGGGAAGAAGAGACCAGTAGCCCCTACACCAGCACACAATGTGTGAAGACTGGGGGCCGGG ACCCCCTTCTTGGCTGGTACATTCTTCTGATGATTGTGATCTTGTGCTGCGTGATGCTTGCAACATGGTTCATCTTTCACCGCCGTGAGAAGATCATGAGCCTCTTCCTTCCCCCTACCCTGCCCAGCAGTTTACAG GATCCTCTTCCATCTGCCGTGTGTCACCTGCTGGAGCCACGAGAGGAGAGCTGCACAGCGCTGGTGCAGCCAGCTGTGCAGACACCGGGAGGACTGGAGCTCTGGAGGGCCGAGCAGGCAGCAACCCCACCGCAGTACCGCTCAAATCAGGACTCCGGGTTCAGCTCTGGAGGGGAGAGCAGTGGAAGCTTCCAGAGGCTCTGTGAATAA
- the LOC133123406 gene encoding interferon alpha/beta receptor 1a-like isoform X3: MWVLTWRLAFIFITVTTALHSPYNVRMEPVNSRHILLWDWDQTQANCTTTFTSDYNYSNKEKTEDYKRVCYRTAGRSCDFSRQNLSYSGSFVLRVRAEAEGEISAWSSRKFSPDQQALEPPSHVEVQSGEAMLTVIITEHLTVYNLPMSALEPLSYRVQYWEKHNPQRGYHTHAVTQCKEPRHGDGQQTVPFREHCSGDPVLQVLPIQHTENPPLSHPLLDPAPGPSDGSVPPGLLQFPLGWPPSVRHQTPPTHPECSSGLQPSQILTRHPPAYFPPLAACHGSHQIQNIGASLPSS, encoded by the exons ATGTGGGTACTAACGTGGCGTctggctttcattttcatcacaG TCACTACAGCCTTGCACAGCCCTTACAATGTGAGAATGGAGCCAGTGAACTCCCGGCACATCCTTCTGTGGGACTGGGACCAAACACAGGCCAACTGCACCACAACCTTCACCTCAGACTACAActa TTCCAACAAGGAGAAGACTGAAGATTACAAAAGAGTGTGCTACAGGACAGCTGGGCGGAGCTGTGACTTCTCCCGCCAAAACCTGTCCTACTCTGGGTCCTTTGTGCTGCGGGTTAGAGCGGAGGCCGAGGGGGAGATCTCCGCTTGGTCTTCTCGTAAATTCAGCCCAGACCAACAGG CTCTAGAGCCCCCTTCACACGTGGAGGTGCAGAGTGGAGAAGCCATGCTAACGGTCATCATCACAGAGCACCTGACCGTCTACAACCTGCCCATGAGTGCCCTTGAGCCCTTGTCCTACAGAGTACAGTACTGGGAGAAGCACAATCCTCAGAGG ggataccacactcacgccgtcacccagtgcaaggaacctcggcatggtgatggacagcagactgtccctttccgagaacattgcagcggtgacccggtcttgcaggttcttcctatacaacatacggagaatccgcccctttctcaccccctactggacccagctcctggtccaagcgatggttctgtcccgcctggactactgcaattccctcttggctggcctcccagcgtccgccatcagacccctccaactcatccagaatgctcgtctggtcttcaaccttcccaaatactcacacgtcacccccctgcttacttccctccactggctgcctgtcatggctcgcatcaaattcaaaacattggtgctagccttccaagcagttaa
- the LOC133123779 gene encoding interferon alpha/beta receptor 1b-like codes for MNVVLGVALMFFGHVSKVSALLPRPENVTLETLNTHYVLAWAWNPDRGCTGNQKPTFTAQYLPKFKLRSKKRVWTSACTDTSDAYCDFTSCDLHYLGMYVLRVRARCAGRNSEWAQLDFCPDKQAHLGPPSKVVVIPGIRLLEVQISDPLTSKNTSMKETYPELYYLIMYWKDTQNVVKDYHYLNTSINIVTLPDLEPWAVYCFRVQSRYNFYNKISSFSQMLCQQTTDRTPLWQILLWFLASLVLCFLCVLLPSYGLLKFYWLVKATFFPNCQLPDNIQEYLYDSSPDSDRPRLLTPESEVEVCCDSLDVCPVVVLPEIHAPAHVPYALDPDQDQDLDPDLDPSRHSRQDSGDSGVYSTEGSGQTGGTGTGTGAEQVKMVEMGAETRTECLNAAPCGRGLKCKLQFPSVWAAEDVLEECV; via the exons atgaatgtagtTCTCGGGGTTGCTCTTATGTTTTTTGGGCATGTATCTAAAG TGTCAGCCCTGTTGCCCCGCCCTGAAAACGTCACTCTAGAGACTCTCAACACCCACTACGTACTCGCATGGGCCTGGAACCCAGACCGGGGCTGCACAGGCAACCAAAAGCCCACGTTCACCGCCCAATACCTACC TAAATTTAAACTGCGGTCCAAAAAGAGGGTCTGGACGTCAGCCTGCACAGATACCTCAGATGCCTACTGTGACTTCACCAGTTGTGACCTGCACTATCTGGGCATGTACGTGCTCCGGGTGCGAGCCAGATGTGCCGGAAGGAACTCGGAGTGGGCACAGCTCGACTTCTGTCCGGACAAGCAGG CTCACCTGGGCCCGCCCTCCAAAGTGGTAGTCATTCCAGGCATCCGGCTTCTGGAAGTGCAGATCTCTGACCCACTTACCAGTAAGAACACCTCAATGAAGGAAACCTACCCAGAATTATATTACCTCATCATGTACTGGAAAGACACCCAG AATGTTGTGAAAGATTATCACTATTTGAACACGAGCATCAACATTGTGACCCTGCCCGATCTGGAGCCATGGGCTGTGTACTGCTTCAGAGTGCAGTCACGATACAACTTCTACAACAAGATCAGCAGCTTCAGCCAAATGCTCTGCCAGCAGACCACAG ATAGGACCCCGCTGTGGCAGATCCTCCTGTGGTTCCTGGCCTCCCTGGtcctgtgtttcctgtgtgtcttGCTCCCTTCATACGGCCTGCTGAAATTCTACTGGCTGGTCAAAGCCACCTTCTTCCCTAACTGCCAGCTCCCAGACAACATACAGGAG taCCTGTACGACTCCTCGCCTGACTCAGACCGGCCGCGGCTCCTGACTCCAGAGTCGGAGGTGGAGGTGTGCTGTGACTCCCTGGACGTGTGCCCCGTGGTGGTGCTCCCCGAAATCCATGCCCCGGCACACGTCCCCTACGCCCTGGACccggaccaggaccaggacctgGACCCGGACCTGGACCCGTCCCGGCACAGCCGGCAGGACAGCGGGGACTCCGGGGTCTATTCCACGGAAGGGTCCGGACAAACGGGCGGGACCGGGACTGGGACGGGGGCGGAGCAGGTGAAGATGGTGGAGATGGGGGCGGAGACAAGGACAGAGTGTCTCAACGCCGCCCCCTGTGGCCGTGGCCTGAAGTGCAAACTGCAGTTTCCCAGCGTTTGGGCTGCTGAGGATGTCCTGGAGGAGTGCGTCTGA